The sequence below is a genomic window from Ruminiclostridium josui JCM 17888.
GATAACCTATTTGGTATCCGACTTCATAGGTTTTTAGATTTGAATTCTTTAGCAGATATTCGGCACGTGACATTTTAATTAGTGTAATATAATCATTAAAATGAATCCCTGTTTTATTTGCAAAAGAATTACTCAAATATGTATTGTTCATATAAAATTTTTCTGAAATAATTTTTAGCTTTAAATCAGCTTCAGGGTTATTAAGAATGTATTTACAAATATCATTAATATTATTATCTGAAGTTTCAGGTTGAAGCTTTAGTATTGATTTAATCAGATAATTTAGTTTTCTTAAGTAAAATTCTATAAAGCTATTGGCGTTACTATCATGAAAATAATCAACTTCCTCAAAATATTGCATGTCAATGAAATTGCTTAGCCACGGATATTCTTCATAGGTTGCAATAATAATATTATGGTATAGCTTTTTAGCAATAATATCTGCGGATATTATATTATCAGATAAAGCAGTATATAGGTTTTCAAGAGTTACCTTAAATAACTTAATGGCTGAAATATCTTTGCTTTTTATGTAGTTTATAATATTTTTTTCATCCACAGATGGATATGCCCATTCAAATTTTTTGTCAGAGGGCAGGTTAATTCTACTTGTACTGTAATTTGCTTTTAAATATTCTTCTGACCTTAACAGAAGTTCTAGCAGACTTGCTTCTGTAACAGGTTTAACCAAATAATCAAATGCTCCTAAAACAATTCCTTCTCTAGCATAGTTAAACTCGCTATGCTCACTTATAAGGACAACACATGGACAGAGATTTTCCTTTTTAATTATTCTTAATAGTTGCAATCCATCAACTATAGGCATTCTAATGTCAGTAATAACTAAGTCATATCTGTTTTTCCTTAATAAATCAAGAGCTTGACTACCGTTATTTGCTTTATCTGCAACGGTAAAACCAGAGGTTTCACCCCATACATTTAATCTCTTTAGCTCAATAATGAAGATTTCTCTATCATCAACAATTAGCGTTTTATACATAGTTTGTATCACCTCGGTTCTATAGCAACTTGCAATTTATTTTAGTATGTTATCGTTTTTTAGTGTAAAGTAGACACACACTCCTTTTCCAACCTCACCAGTTATCCAGACTCTGCCTCCAAGCTTCATAATAATTTTTTTAACTAAAGCTAGACCAATACCACTGCCTTCAAACTCATCAACCGAATGCATTCGATGAAACATTTTGAAAAGGTTTTCCGAAAATTTCATATCAAACCCAACACCATTATCCTTAATATAAAATATGTTTTCATCGTTTTCGTAATAATAACCGGCAGTTATTTTTGCATCATCTTTATTACTTGTAAATTTTAAAGAATTTGATATTATATTTGTAATAACCTGCTTAATCATTACGCTGTCGGTCAAGAGGCAAGGAATGGGTTCTTCAATTTGAAGAGTTATTTTTTTGCTTGAGGGATAGCCGATAATTAACTCGTTAAATACCGTCTTAATCATTTCCTTTAAATCAATTGCTTCATTTATTAACTCCGAATCATCAAACTTTGCATATTCTAAAAGTTTGTTTATTAGTATAAATGTATCACTGCAGATATTTCTGATGTTTTGAATCAGCGCAAGACCTTCTTCACTGACACTTTGACCATAGTCCTCAATAAAGATTCTTGCATAGCCGTCTATTGCTCTGACAGGAGCTTTTATTTCATGAGATATTGTATAACTGAATTCTTTTATATCCGATCACTCCAAAATTTTTATTTCCTCTCTGGATACTGTTTGATTTATTATTTTAAAACTATTAATTACAGGGTTTGAGCTGTCTTGTAAAGATAAAATAATATAACTTAGGTTTGGGTCAAAGGCTAGCCTTATGTCTTCATCAGATGGCCTTGAAGGTGACATGGGATGGCTATGAAAGTTCCCTAAAAGCTGCCATTTGTTCTTTCGTATATCTGCTATGGCTTTAAACTGTTCCTCTACATCCATTGAAAAATGCTCTGGACTTTCATCAATATTTCTTAGTAGGTAAACTTTCTGAACGATTTTATTGTCTCCCTCAATTGTTCCTGCTAAAAGACCACAGCTTTCATTGGGCAATGCTGCAATTGAATGTGCCAGAATTTCTTCATTCTGTTTGCTTTTTATAATTAGCAAAATAACACTCCTTTCTTAATATTATAAAACATATAGGAAAAGTATGTAAATAGGATACAGCTTGAATTATCAGTTGTCAATATCTTCTAATATCTAGAAAATAAAAAAGTGTTTTCTGAATGTCAACGAAAAATTAAAGAATCAAAATAATAACCACTATATTCCTAAATTTTGTCTTGTTGTCAGAATAGTTAATGCAATTTATACTGAGGAAAGTATATTGATGGGGAGGAATGCCCTTTGGATGAGTTAGCGTATAAAGAACTTAAAAAAGGCGGCTTCATGAGGCAAGTTCAAAAGGAAAAATTTTCTTTGAGACTTAGGGTGGTGGGAGGTCAGATTAAAGCTGACCAGATTAGGAAAGTAAGCGAAATCGCAGATAAGTATGGACACGGTTATATTCATATGACATCAAGACAAGGAATTGAAATACCATTTATTGATTTGGCAGATGTAAATGCAGTAAAAGAAGAACTGGCTTCAGTAGGACTGCAGCCCGGTGCTTGCGGGCCTCGAGTGAGAACTGTTACTGCCTGCCAAGGTAATACTATTTGCGGCAGTGGGTTAATAGAAACCAGTGAATTGGCTAAAGAAATTGATGCTAAATACTTTGCCAAGGATTTGCCTCATAAATTTAAAATTGGAATAACAGGATGTAAAAATAACTGCCTCAAAGCAGAAGAAAATGACCTTGGAATTAAGGGTGGAGTTTTGCCGTTATGGGATAAAGCATCATGCAGCTTTTGTGGAGTTTGTGAAGCAGTATGTCCCCAAAAAGCTATAACTATTAACAAGGTTGATAATTTAGTTGAATTTGATAAAAACAAATGTATTTATTGTGGTAAATGTGTTAAAGGCTGTCCTATGGATTCTTGGCAAGGAAAAAGAGGATATATTATTTATTTTGGCGGAACTTTTGGAAATAATCTGGTGTTTGGAGAAGAACTTCTTCCCCTAATTACAGAAAAGTATAGGTTATTAGCTATTGTGGATGCTGCAATAGAGTTCTTCAAGGAACATGGAAATACTGGGGAACGTTTCAGACTTACAATTGACAGAGTTGGTAAGGAAAAGCTAAAAGAAAAACTGAATGAGGCATTAAAAAATTAGAAAGGAGTTTATGATTTAGTTGCTGACTAAATTTGTATAGGATAATTATGTGTGAAAACAAAGTAGATGTAGATGCATTTGTTGATATAACAGATGTTGTATGTCCTGTGACTTTTGTAAAAGCAAAGGTTGCACTTGAGGAAATTGAAAACGGTCAAACTCTTGAAATTAAGTTAAATGATGGTGAACCAATTCAAAATGTACCAAGAAGTTTAAAGAATGATAAGCACAAAGTAACAAGTGTAGAAAAAAATCAAGATGGTACTTATACCATTAGAGTGACAAAGGGTGGTTTACTTGAAATTTAACACATCTCTTTTACATGGTGGCTATAGTCGCGATAACAATACGGGAGCAATACTGCCTCCTATATATCAGACAAGCGCATTTGGACATAAAACAGCCGAACAGCTGGAAAACACTTTTAACAATCATGAACCAGGCTTCTCATATTCAAGAATAAATAACCCTACAATAGAATCATTTGAAAAAAGAATTGCATACCTTGAAGGAGGTATTGGTGCGGTAGCTTGTTCGTCAGGAATGGCTGCAATCTCTCTTGCAATTTTAAATATACTGCGAAGCGGAGACGAGATAGTTTCAAGTGCCAGTATTTTTGGCGGTACGATTGGCCTATTTAAAGATTTACAAGCATTTGGAATAACAACCAATTACGTGTTGGATCAATCTCCTGAAAGTTATGAAGCAGTAATAAATAAGAAAACCAAGTTAATATTTACTGAAACTATAGGAAATCCAAAACTAGATGTAGTTGATATAAGTGCTATTGCGAGGCTTGCACACTCTCATAAAATTCCGCTCATTGTGGACAATACTGCTGCAACTCCATTTTTGGTGAAACCTATATCATTTGGAGCAGATGTTGTAGTTCATTCAGCTTCAAAATACATAAATGGTAGTGGTAATTCAATTAGCGGAGTAATCATAGACAGCGGAAGGTTTGACTGGGATACTGAAGAATATCCTAGCCTGCTAGAAACAAAGAGATTTGGACAATTTATATACCTTTCTAAGCTCAGGGGGTACTTATTCAGAAATTTTGGTTCGTGTCTTTCACCGTTTAATGCTTATTTAAACAGTATTGGCCTAGAGACTTTGGGTATAAGGATGGAAAGACTCTGTAATAATGCTTTGAAGCTTGCAGAATACATTCAAAGTAATTACAAAAACATAACTGTTAATTACCCGGGACTCAAAAGCAGTGAAGAAGAAAAAAAGAATGCAGGAATCTATGATGATTTAATACGGGTAAGTGTTGGGCTTGAAGATATTGAGGATTTAATAAATGATTTTGATGCAGCACTTGAAAAGATGCCTTATCAAGGGGGAATACAATGCAAAAAATCAATGTGCTAATAATAGAAGAATTTAAATATATTGCAGACTTGAATGTGCTTGAGCTGAAAAGAGGCGGTTTTGAAGTGAAAAGCAGGTACGTTTCAAGTGAAAAGGACATGCAGGAGGCATTGCGTCAGGAAAAATTTGATATTATTCTTTCGGATAATTCAACACCACATTTTAATGCGATACAAGCGCTTTTTACAAGAAATGAGATGGCTCCGGAAACTCCATTTATTATAGTTTCTGAGGATGTATCACCGGAAAACATTAAGTTTGCAATGAAAAATAGATGTTGTGCGTATCTTGTTAAGGAAAACCTGCATCAGCTTGCTATTCTTGTTAGAAATATTATTAACAGGTGATTACCGGAAAAACATTATGGGAGTTGATATAAAATGAGATTCACAAACTCACAGCTTGAAAGATATTCAAGACACATTATTTTGGATGAAGTTAGTGTTAAAGGTCAGGAAAAAATGCTAGATGCAAAGGTATTGATAATCGGAACAGGAGGACTTGGGGCACCGGCTGCAATGTATCTAGGCGCAGCGGGAATAGGAACCATTGGCTTAGTTGATGCAGATGTTGTAGATTTGTCAAATTTGCAGCGCCAGATTATTCATCAAACTAAGGATATTGGTAAGCCAAAGGTCATTTCTGGTAAAGAGAGTATTAATGAAATGAATCAGGATGTTAATGTAATTACATATCAGGAACGGGCTACTTCTGCAAATATTTTAGATATTATCAAGGATAAGGATTATGATTTTATTATTGATGGTACCGATAATTTTCCTGTTAAGTTTCTGATAAATGATGCATGTGTAATGCTAAAAAAACCGTTTTCACATGCAGGAATTATCAGATTTGATGGCCAGACAATGACATATCTTCCCGGAAAAGGCCCTTGCTATCGTTGCATTTTCGAAAATCCGCCTCCTCCAGACACTGTTCCTACTTGTCAGCAGGCAGGAGTACTTGGGGTTATGGGGGGAGTAATAGGTACAATTCAGGCAACAGAGGCTATAAAATATGTCACCGGAATTGGGGAACTATTGAATGGGAAGCTTTTGACGTACAATGCTAAAACAATGGAATTCAGAAAAATTAATATTCCTAGAAATACTCATTGTGCTATTTGCGGGGAAATACCAACAATTACCAAGCTTATAGATTATGAACTAAATGTATGCGGCTAAAAAATTATTAAAGGAGATTTGATTATTATGAAAATAACTCTAAATGGGAAAGAAAAAGAAATTGATAAGGAATTAACTATCTCTGAATTTTTACAGCAGAATTATGTAGAAACCCAAGAATATGTCACTGTTCAGCTAAATGACAGCATAATACCTAAAAGCGATTATGACAGTAATATAATCAAAGAGGGTGCTGTGATAGAATTACTCTATTATATGGGTGGAGGATGCAAGTAGTTAAGGATTTGTGGCATGGATAGGATATTATTAATGACATATACTTTTTAAACTGTAAGGAATGAACATGTTCTTTACAGTTTTTTTGTTATAGAAAATGAAAATTTTAACCAGTATTAATCTAAACTTTTTCTATTGTTAATCAAAAACGTAAGAAACTATAATATACATATCGGAAAAGTATGAATTATGATTCTCGAAAGAAGATATACAAAGAGCTCTTTGAAAAACAGAATTAAAAATTGAATACAGTGGATTTATGAAAGAGGTTTAAAAATGGTAACAGTATTTACGGATGAGAATTTTGAGAAAGAAGTACTTGAATCATCAATTCCGGTTCTAGTTGATTTTTATTCAAACAAGTGTGCACCTTGCAAGCTAATACTATCTGTTGTTGATGAGATTTCATGTGAATATGAAGGTGAACTTAAAGTTGGAAAAGTTAATGTTGAAGAGAACAGGGCTACTTGGGCAGTCTATGGTATAAAAGCCTTACCTACAGTACTCTTATTTAAAAAAGGTGAAGTTGCTGAAAAGGTAATTGGAGCAGTACAAAAAGATATATTTATTGAAAAAATTAATTTAGTACTTGAATCAGAAACTTAGAATATCACAGAAATATTATCAACATATAAAGAAAATTTTATGAATATAAAGGAGAGTTTTAATTATGTCAAAATTATTTACATCAGAATCAGTAACAGAAGGTCATCCAGATAAAATTGCAGATCAAATATCAGATGCTATCTTAGATGCATTAATTGAACAGGATCCATATTCCAGAGTAGCAGCAGAAACAACAGTTGCAACAGGATTAGCATTAGTAGTAGGTGAAATTACCACCAAAGCTTATGTTGACATTTCGAAGATTGTAAGAAAAACAATTAGAGATATTGGATATACACAAACTGACGGAGGATTCAATGCGGACTCAATTGCAGTACTTACTTCAATAGATGAACAATCAGCAGATATTGCATTAGGTGTTGACAAAGCATATGAGTCGAAAGTCAGTAATTCAAATGAAGATTTTGGCACCGGCGCCGGAGACCAGGGAATGATGTTCGGTTATGCAACCAATGAAACACCGGAATACCTACCAATCACTATTTCATTTGCTCACAGATTGACAAGGAGATTGGCAGAGGTTAGAAAAAATGGTACTCTCCCATACTTGAGACCGGACGGTAAATCACAAGTAACTGTGGAATTTGATGACAATGGAAAGGCAAAGAGAGTAGATACCGTTGTAATTTCTACACAGCATAGCGAAGACGTATCTTTAGAAAAAATTAGCGAAGATATTATTAAATATGTAATTAAAGAGGTAATACCAGAAAATTTATTGGATGAGAAGACAAGATACTTTGTGAATCCAACAGGAAGGTTTGTAATAGGCGGGCCTCAGGGAGATGCAGGTCTCACAGGCAGAAAAATTATTGTTGATACATATGGCGGGACTGGAAGACATGGCGGTGGAGCATTTTCAGGAAAAGACCCAACAAAAGTTGATAGATCAGCTGCCTATGCATCAAGGTGGGTTGCAAAAAACCTTGTAGCAGCAGGGGTGGCAGATAGACTTGAAATTGAAGTTGCATATGCAATAGGTGTAGCAAAACCAGTATCGATTTCAGTTGATACTTTTGGAACAGGTAAGATACCGGAAGCAAAGATTGTTGAAATAATTGAGAAAGAATTTGATTTAAGACCGGCAGCGATTATTGAAGCATTAAATTTGAGAAGGCCAATTTACAAACAGACAGCAGCATATGGGCATTTTGGAAGAACAGATATTGAATTACCTTGGGAAAAGCTTGATAAGGTTGATGACATAAAGAAGTACTTATAAAAATGTTTATTCAAGATTGAAATGATGGAGAACAGCTATGAAATATATAAAAAATAGAATAAGAGTAATTATAAGCGTAGCACTAACAACAATGTTAATATTGGGGGCCATGGGCTGCGGCAACAAAGATAATGCAAAAGATGCAGCTGCTTCTGATGATAAATCAAAGAAAGAAATTATATTAAATGTGGGAGATTTTCAATCATTCCCTACAACTGCACATACTGCTATTGCGGAAAACAACGGATATTTTGATGAGGAATTCAAAAAGGACAATATTACAGTGAAAGTATATCGGTTCATTAATGGACCTGCCATTAATGAGGCGTTTGCATCCGGGGCAATTGACGTTGCGCCAGCAGGTGATCAGCCTACCATTACCGGAATTGCCAATAGCAAAGCATGCAAAATTATTGCTATAGGAGAGAGAGCTAAAGGAACCTCTGCTTTATTTGTACGCAGTGATTCCAAGTTTACAGATATTTCTCAAGTGAAAGGTAAGAAAGTAGCAGTTAGTGTTGGCACTTACTCACAAAAAATTCTGAATCAATGGTTAGAAAAAGCTGGACTACAGGAGTCAGATATCAATCTTGTGAATATTCAATCAGCTTCAGACGTGCTAAATGCTCTAGTGGCAGGGAATGTTGATTTCGCAGTAAATTCATTAATGGCTTTCTGGGATGCTTATAGCAGCGGGAAAATAAAAAAGATTATAGACAATGAAGAAAATCCTGCTTATGTAACGTATGTAGCAAGAAATGAATATTTAAAGGAACACCCGGATATAGTGGTACGTTATCTCAAGGTGCTGGACCGAGCATACGAATGGCAAAAAACTCATATTAAAGAGACTGCAGCTATAAGCGAAAAAATCACAGGAATGAATGCAAAATCTTTAGAGGTATTGTTGCCAAAGGTAGACTTAAATCTGGATATAAACGCTGAAGATATTGATGCACTGGGCAAAACCAATACCTT
It includes:
- a CDS encoding response regulator transcription factor, with protein sequence MYKTLIVDDREIFIIELKRLNVWGETSGFTVADKANNGSQALDLLRKNRYDLVITDIRMPIVDGLQLLRIIKKENLCPCVVLISEHSEFNYAREGIVLGAFDYLVKPVTEASLLELLLRSEEYLKANYSTSRINLPSDKKFEWAYPSVDEKNIINYIKSKDISAIKLFKVTLENLYTALSDNIISADIIAKKLYHNIIIATYEEYPWLSNFIDMQYFEEVDYFHDSNANSFIEFYLRKLNYLIKSILKLQPETSDNNINDICKYILNNPEADLKLKIISEKFYMNNTYLSNSFANKTGIHFNDYITLIKMSRAEYLLKNSNLKTYEVGYQIGYRDINYFMKQFKKVFGKSPSEYRNTKYCDYQI
- a CDS encoding sensor histidine kinase; translated protein: MIKTVFNELIIGYPSSKKITLQIEEPIPCLLTDSVMIKQVITNIISNSLKFTSNKDDAKITAGYYYENDENIFYIKDNGVGFDMKFSENLFKMFHRMHSVDEFEGSGIGLALVKKIIMKLGGRVWITGEVGKGVCVYFTLKNDNILK
- a CDS encoding M67 family metallopeptidase; the encoded protein is MLIIKSKQNEEILAHSIAALPNESCGLLAGTIEGDNKIVQKVYLLRNIDESPEHFSMDVEEQFKAIADIRKNKWQLLGNFHSHPMSPSRPSDEDIRLAFDPNLSYIILSLQDSSNPVINSFKIINQTVSREEIKILE
- a CDS encoding 4Fe-4S binding protein, which encodes MDELAYKELKKGGFMRQVQKEKFSLRLRVVGGQIKADQIRKVSEIADKYGHGYIHMTSRQGIEIPFIDLADVNAVKEELASVGLQPGACGPRVRTVTACQGNTICGSGLIETSELAKEIDAKYFAKDLPHKFKIGITGCKNNCLKAEENDLGIKGGVLPLWDKASCSFCGVCEAVCPQKAITINKVDNLVEFDKNKCIYCGKCVKGCPMDSWQGKRGYIIYFGGTFGNNLVFGEELLPLITEKYRLLAIVDAAIEFFKEHGNTGERFRLTIDRVGKEKLKEKLNEALKN
- a CDS encoding sulfurtransferase TusA family protein, with product MCENKVDVDAFVDITDVVCPVTFVKAKVALEEIENGQTLEIKLNDGEPIQNVPRSLKNDKHKVTSVEKNQDGTYTIRVTKGGLLEI
- a CDS encoding O-acetylhomoserine aminocarboxypropyltransferase/cysteine synthase family protein — translated: MKFNTSLLHGGYSRDNNTGAILPPIYQTSAFGHKTAEQLENTFNNHEPGFSYSRINNPTIESFEKRIAYLEGGIGAVACSSGMAAISLAILNILRSGDEIVSSASIFGGTIGLFKDLQAFGITTNYVLDQSPESYEAVINKKTKLIFTETIGNPKLDVVDISAIARLAHSHKIPLIVDNTAATPFLVKPISFGADVVVHSASKYINGSGNSISGVIIDSGRFDWDTEEYPSLLETKRFGQFIYLSKLRGYLFRNFGSCLSPFNAYLNSIGLETLGIRMERLCNNALKLAEYIQSNYKNITVNYPGLKSSEEEKKNAGIYDDLIRVSVGLEDIEDLINDFDAALEKMPYQGGIQCKKSMC
- a CDS encoding response regulator; this encodes MQKINVLIIEEFKYIADLNVLELKRGGFEVKSRYVSSEKDMQEALRQEKFDIILSDNSTPHFNAIQALFTRNEMAPETPFIIVSEDVSPENIKFAMKNRCCAYLVKENLHQLAILVRNIINR
- a CDS encoding HesA/MoeB/ThiF family protein; translation: MRFTNSQLERYSRHIILDEVSVKGQEKMLDAKVLIIGTGGLGAPAAMYLGAAGIGTIGLVDADVVDLSNLQRQIIHQTKDIGKPKVISGKESINEMNQDVNVITYQERATSANILDIIKDKDYDFIIDGTDNFPVKFLINDACVMLKKPFSHAGIIRFDGQTMTYLPGKGPCYRCIFENPPPPDTVPTCQQAGVLGVMGGVIGTIQATEAIKYVTGIGELLNGKLLTYNAKTMEFRKINIPRNTHCAICGEIPTITKLIDYELNVCG
- the thiS gene encoding sulfur carrier protein ThiS, with amino-acid sequence MKITLNGKEKEIDKELTISEFLQQNYVETQEYVTVQLNDSIIPKSDYDSNIIKEGAVIELLYYMGGGCK
- the trxA gene encoding thioredoxin, which encodes MVTVFTDENFEKEVLESSIPVLVDFYSNKCAPCKLILSVVDEISCEYEGELKVGKVNVEENRATWAVYGIKALPTVLLFKKGEVAEKVIGAVQKDIFIEKINLVLESET
- the metK gene encoding methionine adenosyltransferase, which translates into the protein MSKLFTSESVTEGHPDKIADQISDAILDALIEQDPYSRVAAETTVATGLALVVGEITTKAYVDISKIVRKTIRDIGYTQTDGGFNADSIAVLTSIDEQSADIALGVDKAYESKVSNSNEDFGTGAGDQGMMFGYATNETPEYLPITISFAHRLTRRLAEVRKNGTLPYLRPDGKSQVTVEFDDNGKAKRVDTVVISTQHSEDVSLEKISEDIIKYVIKEVIPENLLDEKTRYFVNPTGRFVIGGPQGDAGLTGRKIIVDTYGGTGRHGGGAFSGKDPTKVDRSAAYASRWVAKNLVAAGVADRLEIEVAYAIGVAKPVSISVDTFGTGKIPEAKIVEIIEKEFDLRPAAIIEALNLRRPIYKQTAAYGHFGRTDIELPWEKLDKVDDIKKYL
- a CDS encoding ABC transporter substrate-binding protein, giving the protein MKYIKNRIRVIISVALTTMLILGAMGCGNKDNAKDAAASDDKSKKEIILNVGDFQSFPTTAHTAIAENNGYFDEEFKKDNITVKVYRFINGPAINEAFASGAIDVAPAGDQPTITGIANSKACKIIAIGERAKGTSALFVRSDSKFTDISQVKGKKVAVSVGTYSQKILNQWLEKAGLQESDINLVNIQSASDVLNALVAGNVDFAVNSLMAFWDAYSSGKIKKIIDNEENPAYVTYVARNEYLKEHPDIVVRYLKVLDRAYEWQKTHIKETAAISEKITGMNAKSLEVLLPKVDLNLDINAEDIDALGKTNTFMINRDLVRGDFNIKDYIDDSFIKKALGK